The sequence CAAAAATATCGCCGTTTCCATTTGAGCGAGGGTCGTTTGTGGCAATAAGTTGTGCATCCAACTCCCTGCGAAGCGCGGTTTTAATCTCTGCAAATGATTCTTCATAGGCTAAATTTTCCATGCACGCGGAATCTACTTTGATGTCAAATAACTGCTCTTCGGGACGCAAGCCAAACGATAGGTTGTAATAGATGTTGTTGTTTTTGGCATGTAACAGTAAAATTTCTTCCTTACTAGGAGATGGATCACAATTTGGATATCCTGTCTCGGCATTTCCGGCAGGTGCTGCAAACGGGTGGTAGTTGTGAATATATAAATACTGAGGAGTTCTGATGCATCGAACGGGGTATCCGGTATCGTTAACGCGCCCCATGTCATGCCTTTCGCGCCCCATAAATACGCGGTCTCTTGTAGAATTTATTACGCCGCTGTTGTTAGACTCAAATATGTCAAATAGACTTTTGCCACAAAACGATTCTGGTTTTTTAACTCCAGCTGCCTGAGCAAATGTTGGTGCAAAATCGATAAAACTAACTAAGTCATCAACAACTCTGCCGCCTGCTGTGCCATTTTTCCAAGTGATAATTAGAGGTAATCGCAAGTCGTCTTCATACATTTGTCCCTTAACACGTGGGAATGGGCAACCATTGTCCGATGTCACTACAATAATAGTGTTATCATATTCGCCGATTTCTTTTAAGTAGTCTACGATTTTGCCCAGCTGCAGATCAAACCAATCTATCTCGAATGCGTAGTCGCAAAAGTCGCCTCGAACGCGGTCGTTATCAGGAAGGTATATCGGAACTTTAACGTCAGTAGGATCTTTGCCATGGAGTATGCCTTCGCCTTCATTATATTTTCGATGCGGTTCGAAGCCGCCATACCAAAAATAGAATGGTTGATCTGCTGTTTTAGCGTCCATAAATACTTTGAAGTTTGCTGCGTAATCAATTTTCGAAATATTGCTTCCTGCTGGTGGTGTCAATGTTTTTGTATTATATTCGACTCCTGCTGGATTGCGTGTGTATCCTGAAACTGTAAAATCGCCAGGTCCCCAGCCTTTGCCCGTATACCCTATGTGGTAGCCGTTGTCTTCTAATAGGTCAGGAAAGAGTATTTGTCCTGTAGGAAATTCACAAAAATGAGTGCATCCCGATTCTAATTGCCAAGTTAATTTTCCGGTTAAAATTGACGCACGTGATGGCGCACATTTCGGATTTACGGTGAATGCATTATTAAACAAAATACCTTCGGCAGCGAGGGCATCAACTACAGGAGTGTTTACTAGTTTATGTCCATATGCTCCGAAGTGAGATGCGTCATCGGCAATTGCAAATAAAATATTCGGTTTTTTCATTATGACCTCCTAAATATATTTCTGTATGTCTTTATATTACAAACTTTGTAGCACCGGATAAACTATTCTCAAAATTTGGTAACTACATTTTTATTGTACAACACATTGTCAATATCTAGAACTACCAATATATTTTTAGAGATTACCAATGATCATGGCATAAATTGACAAACTTAATGTAAAATTTGGTAAAAATGCCGATGATTACAATAAAATTTTAGTAAGTATTAGGAATTTCATTTATGCCAAAAGCATGATACACTGTTATTACATATCAGATAACTTACATACATAATAATAGAAAAGGTGATATCATGAAAATAAAAGATGTTTATGTACACAAAATATCCGCAAAGCTGGAGGTTCCGTTTAAATTTTCACAAGGATGGGTTGACAAGAGGAGTTCGGTTATTGTGGAGGTCGTCGATGATAACGGCAATGCTGGATTTGGAGAATGCTTATGTCATGGGCAACAAT is a genomic window of Candidatus Epulonipiscium viviparus containing:
- a CDS encoding sulfatase, with translation MKKPNILFAIADDASHFGAYGHKLVNTPVVDALAAEGILFNNAFTVNPKCAPSRASILTGKLTWQLESGCTHFCEFPTGQILFPDLLEDNGYHIGYTGKGWGPGDFTVSGYTRNPAGVEYNTKTLTPPAGSNISKIDYAANFKVFMDAKTADQPFYFWYGGFEPHRKYNEGEGILHGKDPTDVKVPIYLPDNDRVRGDFCDYAFEIDWFDLQLGKIVDYLKEIGEYDNTIIVVTSDNGCPFPRVKGQMYEDDLRLPLIITWKNGTAGGRVVDDLVSFIDFAPTFAQAAGVKKPESFCGKSLFDIFESNNSGVINSTRDRVFMGRERHDMGRVNDTGYPVRCIRTPQYLYIHNYHPFAAPAGNAETGYPNCDPSPSKEEILLLHAKNNNIYYNLSFGLRPEEQLFDIKVDSACMENLAYEESFAEIKTALRRELDAQLIATNDPRSNGNGDIFDSYAYVGKAPHAWFRLEDKYKEWLSKERNK